Sequence from the Salinicoccus sp. RF5 genome:
GGCAAAAGTACGGGCACCGCCCTCCAGTTCTGAAAACGCTTCTTCAAAATGTGAGCGTGTGGGATTTGCCGTCCTTGTATAATCGTAGCCGGTCGACATGCCCAGCCCTTCGTGTTCATAGGCGGTAGCTGTATAGATCGGACTTGTTGTCGCCCCGGTACTATCCCCCGTCATTCCTATCTGTGCGAGTTTAGTGTCCATGGTATTCCTCCTAAAATATAATAAAAAAGGCCTCCATCCATCTGCAGAATTGATCTGTCAGAAGGACGAAAGCCCAAGCTCACGTGGTACCACCCTTTTTTATGGAAATATCACTATTTCCACCTCATCCAGTATTTACATACTGTTCTTCTGTAATGGGAAGATGCCATTGACACTCCGAGCCCATGTTCAATTCATCATCCATTACTCCTTTCCACCTGCCGGAGCTCTCTGTAAATGCCTTAGAATCTACTCTTCTCTTCATTATGTCGCCCTATAAAATTCAGTTTAAACTAATATACAGATTTATTGAGATAAAGTCAATATCATTATCTGATATATATAAATAGTTTGATCTTTGCGTATTTTCAATATCATGATTTATTATCGTTATAATAATATGGTAGAATGGGGTATGGAACATCAAATGCCATCAATATTAAGCGATACTTTATTAACGACAAATAACAGGTCTATTATGCTTGTTAATTACTATCAGTAAAAGGTTTTTTTGCATTTTTATAACGCAGTTCGCACCATCGTTTCATAAGCGATACATCAGATTATGAGGAAGCATTTCATTGAGTTGTGGACAGGTATATGAATAATGTTATAATTATGGTAACAATTATAAGGAAGAAGGTAAATCTATGAAGGAAATGAATCAGGCGATATACTATACTACTGCTCAAGTAAAAGATAAAGTGGAACTGTCAGATCAGAACGTTCGAAAGTACGTTAGGCTGCTTGAAGACAGGAAGTACGAAGTTGCTAAAGATGAACATAATAGAAGACTGTTTTCACAAGGGGATGTAGAGGTCCTGAAAGCTTTCATCAAACTTGCAAAACAGCCAGGTTATACATTGGAGACAGCGGCAGACGAAATCATCGAAGAGGTACCGAGCATTGTTACGGAAACTTCCCAGAATGTTCCTGCCAACGTTACCAATAGCGATATCAATCAAATGCTTGGAGTTGTCATGGATAAACTGGAAGCGATGCAGCAGGAAAACAGGGAGCTCAAGAACAATGTACATAGGCTGGTTGAAAAGCTTGATGAGTATGGTAAATACTCTCAAACACTGTCACTTCAATATAAAGATGAAGATAAGAATGAAGAGTGGAATCACTCTGCTGGATCAGAGGATGCGGAAGTATATGAAGACGTACAGTATGAGGAAACGCCTCGGACAGATGATGGAGAAAAAGAAGATGCTGGCGAAAGAATGATCTATACAAGCGATATCGGGGACCAGGAGAAAAGTAGTGCCTCAAACGTGGATATGAGCAATTATGATGCTGCGGAAGATGATTCCGAAAGAGAAGAAACTGGTAGTGCCGCCCAGTCGAATAGACAGGACGAAGAAGAAAAAGGTGGTTACTTCAGCAAGTTGTTCAGCATGTTTAAAAAATAGAATCCGACAGGATGCGATTGGGGTTGGACCATGGCTAAAGTGATTTGGATTACAGGAGCTTCAAGCGGTTTTGGCATGGCAGTAGCTTTACAACTGTTGAAGCAAAGAAAACACGTCGTTTGCGTAAGTGCCAGGCGTGCTCACCTCTTGGAGGTGCTTGTCAGAAAGGGTGCACACGCCTACCCGCTTGACATCACTGAGACAGCTGACATAGGAAAGGTACAGGAGGCTATCGAAGCGGATCATGGCCCAATTGATGCAGTACTGGTGAATGCCGGCTTCGGAGAGTATGGACCTATTGAAGAAGTGCCTGAAGAAGCAGTCAGGCGCCAGTTTGAAGTCAATGTATTTGGAGCTGTGGAAACGGTCCGTTCAGTCCTGCCATCAATGCGTCGGGAGAAGAGAGGACGCATCGTGCTGACCAGTTCCTCAGCTGCGCATGTTTCAAGTGCAGGAATGGGCTATTACGCTGCTACAAAGCACAGTATCAAAGCTATAGGGACGGCATTGAGACAGGAAGTCGGGGAATTGGGGATTGATGT
This genomic interval carries:
- a CDS encoding SDR family NAD(P)-dependent oxidoreductase gives rise to the protein MAKVIWITGASSGFGMAVALQLLKQRKHVVCVSARRAHLLEVLVRKGAHAYPLDITETADIGKVQEAIEADHGPIDAVLVNAGFGEYGPIEEVPEEAVRRQFEVNVFGAVETVRSVLPSMRREKRGRIVLTSSSAAHVSSAGMGYYAATKHSIKAIGTALRQEVGELGIDVVMVEPGVVKTAFGQVALEENYMAPKVPDYQNQMDDLKTFMLKAFERAPEVDHTRDIMIKALIEERVKPVYRTTRGSLALGFMSRLIPARMYDAIVKQAIDRLH
- a CDS encoding MerR family transcriptional regulator; amino-acid sequence: MKEMNQAIYYTTAQVKDKVELSDQNVRKYVRLLEDRKYEVAKDEHNRRLFSQGDVEVLKAFIKLAKQPGYTLETAADEIIEEVPSIVTETSQNVPANVTNSDINQMLGVVMDKLEAMQQENRELKNNVHRLVEKLDEYGKYSQTLSLQYKDEDKNEEWNHSAGSEDAEVYEDVQYEETPRTDDGEKEDAGERMIYTSDIGDQEKSSASNVDMSNYDAAEDDSEREETGSAAQSNRQDEEEKGGYFSKLFSMFKK